The Pseudomonas sp. HOU2 DNA window AACAAGCTGATTCTGGTGCCGTCGGCGCTGGCGATCAGTGCGTTCGTGCCGTGGCTGGTGACGCCGCTGTTGATGGTCGGCGGCGCGTACCTGTGCTTCGAAGGTTTCGAGAAACTCGCGCACAAGTTTCTGCACAGCAAGGCCGAAGATGATGCCGACCACGCGCAACTGAGTGCGGCGGTGGCTGAGCCGAGCACCGATCTGGTGGCGTACGAGAAGGACAAGATCAAAGGCGCGATCCGCACTGACTTCATCCTCTCGGCGGAAATCATCGCCATTACCCTTGGTACCGTGGCCGAGGCATCGCTGACCCAGCAAGTGATCGTGATGTCCGGCATCGCCATCGTCATGACCGTGGGGGTTTATGGCCTGGTGGCCGGCATCGTCAAACTCGACGATCTAGGCCTGTGGCTGACCCAGAAATCGGGTGCGGCAGCAAAAAACATCGGCAATGCAATCCTGCGCGCCGCCCCGTACATGATGAAAGGCCTGTCGGTGATCGGCACGGCGGCAATGTTCCTCGTCGGTGGCGGCATCCTTACCCACGGCGTTCCTGTGCTGCATCACTGGATTGAAAGTGTCGGTGTGGCGGCCGGTAGCGCCGGGTTTGCAGTCCCTGTGCTGCTCAATGGCGTAGCGGGGATCATCGCGGGCGCGGCAGTGCTGGCGGTGGTTTCGGTGGTCGGTAAAATCTGGCGCGCAATCAAAGGCTGAATACCGTTCTTTGTAGGAGTGGGCCTGCTCGCGATGAGGTCGTGTCAGTCACCTTTCATGTGTCTGATACACCGCTATCGCGAGCAGGCTCACTCCTACAGTTTGATCCAGGTTGTGCCATGAAAAAGGGCCATTCGACTCGCATCGAATGGCCCTTTTTTGTTGCCGCCGAAGTTACTCGGCAATCTGCAGCTTGCGCGACTCGGTGTAGACGTAACGCACTTTTTCGTACTCGAACGGCGAGTTCATCTGGCCGTAGCGGAAGTTGGTCTGGTAGCGCTTGTCGACCGCGCGCAGGGCCCAGATTTCCGGGTGGTTGGAGCTGACTTCCGACACGTTCAGGTAGTTGATCGCCGATTCGGCGGTGTAGTCCACGGCCAGGCCGGCGGTGTCGCGAATGTTCGACGGGCCGAGGATCGGCAAGACGAAGTAGGCACCGCCCGGTACGCCGTAAAAGCCCAGGGTCTGGCCGAAGTCTTCGCTCTGGCGCGGCAGGCCCATGGCGGTGGCCGGGTCCCACAGACCGGCGATGCCGATGGTGGTGTTGAGCAGCAGGCGTGCGGTGGTTTCCATTGAACGCTTGCCCTTGAACTGCAGCAGGCTGTTGACCAGGTTCGGCACATCGCCAAGGTTGTTGAAGAAGTTGCTCACCCCGGTGCGCAGGAAGCTTGGCGTCACGTAGCGATAGCCGTCGACCACCGGCAGGAACACCCATTGGTCGAAGCGGTAGTTGAAGTGGTAGACGCGGCGGTTCCACGACTCCAGCGGGTCATAGACGTTGAGCGCGTTGAGTGTCGAGCGCTCGAACTCACGCTGGTCCAGCCCCGGGTTGAACTTGAGTTTGGACAGCGGCTCCTTGAAGCCGTCGCTGTCGACCACCACCGGCGCGTTGGCTTTGCTGTTGTCGGCCTGGGCCACGCCTGCACTGAGGAGCGCTGCAATCAGCAGGAGATATTTAGCCACGGAAGAACTCCAGCATGGCGTCGCTGTTGACGCGGTAGTTAAGGTTGCCGCAATGGCCGCCCAGTGGGTAAACGGTCAGGCGATCGCCAAAGGTCTTGCGCAGGAAACCGAGGTCGCCAGGGCCGAGGATCACGTCGTCGGCGTTGTGCATTACGGCGATTTTCGGGCTGTCGTGCAGGTAATCCTTGAGTGCGTACAGGCTGACCTGGTCGATCAGTTGCAGCAGGCTGCCGCCATCAGTGCGCGCGCGCCACATCGGGATCACCTGTTCGGTCAGGTAGCAGTCGAAGTCGCATTGCAGCGCACGCTTGAGGAACGGCGTGAGGCTGGTGCCTTCGGTGATCGGGAATTTCGGCGGAGTGATCAGGCCACGACGGTTGATCAGGTCGGAGGTGAAGGCGATGTCGGCCGCCGAGAAGCGGAACGAGGTGCCGATCAGCATCGCCATCTGCTCGTTGGTCAGGTGCTGTTTCGACTGCTGGAAATCGTAGAGCAGGGCGTCGTTGAGGTCGATGTAGCCTTTCTGCTGGAAGTAGCGGGTCAGTTTGTTCAGCACCAATTCGTAGAACGTGGTGCTGTTGTTGATGCCTTTCACCTCGGTCTGCACCAGCTTGTCGAGGTTGGTGATCGAGGTGTAGAGATTGACCGGCGGGTTGAGCAGCAGGACTTTCTTGAAGTTGAAGCTGCGTCGGGTCTCGTCCAGGTGCGCGACGAACGCGGCATCCAGGGCGCCGAGGCTGTAGCCGCTGAGGTAGTACTCGGTGACCGGCAGTTTCGGATGCTGCGCGCGCACGGCCTGCATCACCCGGTACATGTCTTCGGCGTCTTCCTTGGTGATGCCCGGGGTGGCGAAGCGTGAAGCGGCGCTGATGAAGTCGAAGCTGGTGGGCGACGACAACTGCACCACGTGGTAGCCGGCCTTGTAGTAGAGCTTCTTCAGGTACTCATTGAGCGTGCTGTCATAGCGCGCACCGGTGCCGGCGATCAGGAAGATCAGCGGCGCCGGTTTGTCCTGCTCGGCGATACGGTAGGTGAGTTTTTTCACCGCCCAGAAATTGTCCGGGAGGATGAAGGCCCGTTCCGGGCGCAGGGTGATGCTGTGGTCGGACTGATTGATCTCGTCGTTCGACGGCAATTCCGGACGCAGGTCCGGTGGCGTGGTGGCGATGGTCGCCTCGAACGGGTTGGTCAGGGGATAGCCATAACTGGCGGCATCGATATCCACCGCCAGTGCGGACGCACTCAGAATAAGGCCGCTGAACAGCGCGGCGAAGCGCAAGGAACGGAGCATGACTGGATCCCTTAAAGGAAGGTGCCGAATGAAGTTCGCAGGCTATGACCACCGGGCTTGCGCCAAAGTGCCATGCCTCGGCACCAAACAGGCAGAATTCGGAGTAATAGTAGCTGGACGATACACTTTGCAAGGCGCGGATGACCAGTTAACAGTTGTTAGTGCTTGCCAATGCGTGCGGGCAGATTAAGCTGGCCGCCGATTTCGTTGATTGGAGAGTTTCATGTCCCGCCGCTTGCCCGTGATTCTGTTGCTCGTGCTGTTGCCGCTGTGGCTGGCCGCCAGTTATGGCGCGCGTTATGGCTTCATGGAGGACGGACAGTGGGTCGGCATCTGCGTCGATGAGGCGAGCCGCTGGGAATGCGCGGTGCGCTCGAACCTGGGGCTGATGATTCACTTCAAGGTGCTGGGCTGGACTGCGCTGGGCGCGGCGCTGCTCGGTTTTGTCCTGCCGGGGCGGGCAGGGTGGTGGCTGGCGGTGCTGGCGCTGGTGTTCGGGTTGCCGGCGCTGGCGTTGTACAACACCACTTTGGCGGTATTTGCGGTGGTGATTGGCGGGTTGCGGTTGGTCCGGGCCTCTCGTAGCGCCTGACAGTCAGTCATCGCGGGCAAGCCCGCTCCCACAGGGTTTTGGGTGAACACAACATGTATGTACGACCCGAAAACCTGTGGGAGCTGGCTTGCCAGCGATGAGGCCGGCTCAGGTGCTGAAGATCATCCCTTGCGAATCCGCAGGCAGCGCCAAAGTGCCGCCACCATCAACCCGCTGACCAACGCCCAACCCCATGCCTGCTGATTGAACAAGCCTTCTACATACAGCTGCGGCGCAATGCCGGCGCCGATGATAAAGGTCAGCAGGGCGATTTCCCGGCGCGGCACGTTGACCGGACGGCACACGTACACCAGCCCCGGCAGAATGAACGCCATGCTGGCAAAACTGCGATAACGCGCATCGAAGACCATCTCCAGCATCATCACCGCCGCCGCAAACCCTGCCAGCGCAACCAGCCAGCCGGCACGGCGCTCCAGCAGATTGAACGCCCTTTCACGCCATCCCTGACGGTTGCTCATGGTCAGCGCGGCATGCGCCAGCACCAACAGATTCAACGCCGTCAGCAAGCCGACCCACAACCATTCGCTGGCAAACCGTGTAGTCACCCGCGCCAGATCGCCCCAGGCGCCGATCGAGCAGGCGGCAACTGCCGCAAGCAGGGGCAGAACCAACGCCGATCGGGTGGTACGCACCCGGCCGCCGAGCAGCAGCGTGCCGAGGAAGATCAGCCCGCCAACTGCGAGCCATTCCTTCCAGTACGGTACGTTGCTCACCGGCCCGGCGAGTACGCCTTTGTCCTGGCGATCGGCATCGAACAGGCCCCAGTAACCGCCGACCGCGCCTTCGCTGCCACGCTTCCAGGGCTGGTCGAAGGCTTCGATCAGGTTGTAATGCCAGCCTTCCTTCTCGGCCATCGCGACAAAACCACGAATGAACTTGGCCTCGTTGACCCGACTCGGCAGGGCGGTTTCGCGCTGGCGACCTTCGCTGGGCCAGCCGGTTTCGCCGATCATCACGTCTTTGGGTGCGAATTTGTTGCCGAACACCTGACGCACATCCGCCACGTGTTGCAGGGCGACGTCGATGTTCGACGGATCATCTTCCCAGTACGGCAGCAAATGAATGGTCAGGAAATCCACCGCCGGCGCGACTTCCGGGTGCTTGAGCCAGAATTCCCAGACATCGGCATAGGTGACCGGTTGCTTGACCTGGCTTTTGACTTTGTTGATCAGCTTCGCCAGTTGCGCGCCGGTGACTTCCTTGCGCAGCAAGGCTTCGTTACCGACGATGACTGCGCTGACCACATCCGGGTTGGCGTTGGCCGAGGCGATCAACAGGTCGACTTCTTTTTCGGTGTCCACCGGGTTGCTGTTGACCCAGGCGCCGATCATCAACTTCAGACCATGCTTGCGCGCCAGATCCGGCAGGGCTTCGAGGCCGGTCATCGAGTAGGTGCGGATGCATTCGAAACGCGTCGCCAGCAGGGCGAGGTCGGCGTCCATGCGTTCCGGGCGCAGTTTGAACGGCACGTCGAACGGCGACTGATCCTTGTCGAACGGCGTGTAGGAGGCGCATTGCAACTTGTGCGTCGGGGTCGCAGCGTCCGGCAGGATCACCGGTTTGCCGAGGCCATACCAGAAGCCGCCAAGGGCAAACAGGCCGAGCAGACAGGCGAAGAGATAAGGAACGAACGGGAAGCGGGAAGTCGCGGACATGGTCAGGCCGAGTGGCTGCAAAGCGACGCATGTTACCTGCATTTATCTGCGGGTTGGTGGCCTGCATGATTTGCACATGCAAAGTTCGGGCGGATTGTCTGGCGCCAATTATTCAGAGGTGATTAATGGCCTTCTGATGTCGTTTCTCGTTGTCTTGAGGTCGCTGCCAGAGCAGGTCGCCGCGGGCGTCAGGCCGATGATCGAAAGCGTCAGTGCCCTTATAGAAAAGACGACTGATGTTCGGATGAGTTTGCGGTCAGGCGTGATGGGGGCGCTGTGCACCATAACAATACGTTGACGATGCCCGGCATCCGTCGGGCGCAGCATTTCGGGGAAGTAAACGATGAAGATGCGACGACTTTTAGGCGCAGGTGCCGCTCTGGTGCTTGCGATGAGCTCCACTTTCGCCAGCGCTGAAAAACAGACCCTGAACATCGGTTACGTTGACGGCTGGTCCGACAGCGTCGCGACCACCCACGTGGCCGCCGAAGTGATCAAACAGAAACTCGGCTACGACGTGAAGTTGCAAGCCGTTGCCACCGGGATCATGTGGCAGGGCGTTGCCACCGGCAAACTCGACGCGATGCTCTCGGCCTGGCTGCCGGTCACCCACGGCGAATACTGGGCGAAGAACAAGGATCTGGTCGTCGATTACGGCCCGAACTTCAAGGATGCAAAAATCGGCCTTATCGTGCCGGAGTACGTCAAGGCGAAATCGATCGAAGACCTCAAGACCGATGACAGCTTCAAAAACCGCATCGTCGGCATCGATGCCGGTTCAGGCGTAATGCTCAAAACCGATCAGGCGATCAAGGATTACGGCCTGGACAAATATACGCTCAAGGCCAGTTCCGGCGCCGGCATGATTGCCGAGCTGACCCGTGCCGAGAAGAAGAACGAATCGATTGCCGTCACCGGTTGGGTGCCGCACTGGATGTTCGCCAAGTGGAAACTGCGCTTCCTCGACGACCCGAAAGGCGTGTATGGCGCGGCTGAAACCGTGAACAGCATCGGCAGCAAAGAGCTGGACGCCAAAGCCCCGGAAGTCGCCAAGTTTCTGAAGAACTTCCAGTGGGCGTCGAAAGACGAGATCGGCGAAGTCATGCTGGCCATCCAGGACGGCGCCAAGCCTGAAGCGGCGGCCAAGGATTGGGTCGCCAAGCACCCGGATCGCGTGGCTGACTGGACCAAATAACCCCGCCCAACGCAGCTCCCCTGTAGGAGTGAGCCTGCTCGCGATAGCGTCCTTTCAGTTGATACAAATGTC harbors:
- a CDS encoding DUF808 domain-containing protein, translating into MAGSSLLVLIDDIATVLDDVALMSKMAAKKTAGVLGDDLALNAQQVSGVRAEREIPVVWAVAKGSFLNKLILVPSALAISAFVPWLVTPLLMVGGAYLCFEGFEKLAHKFLHSKAEDDADHAQLSAAVAEPSTDLVAYEKDKIKGAIRTDFILSAEIIAITLGTVAEASLTQQVIVMSGIAIVMTVGVYGLVAGIVKLDDLGLWLTQKSGAAAKNIGNAILRAAPYMMKGLSVIGTAAMFLVGGGILTHGVPVLHHWIESVGVAAGSAGFAVPVLLNGVAGIIAGAAVLAVVSVVGKIWRAIKG
- a CDS encoding VacJ family lipoprotein is translated as MAKYLLLIAALLSAGVAQADNSKANAPVVVDSDGFKEPLSKLKFNPGLDQREFERSTLNALNVYDPLESWNRRVYHFNYRFDQWVFLPVVDGYRYVTPSFLRTGVSNFFNNLGDVPNLVNSLLQFKGKRSMETTARLLLNTTIGIAGLWDPATAMGLPRQSEDFGQTLGFYGVPGGAYFVLPILGPSNIRDTAGLAVDYTAESAINYLNVSEVSSNHPEIWALRAVDKRYQTNFRYGQMNSPFEYEKVRYVYTESRKLQIAE
- a CDS encoding serine/threonine protein kinase yields the protein MLRSLRFAALFSGLILSASALAVDIDAASYGYPLTNPFEATIATTPPDLRPELPSNDEINQSDHSITLRPERAFILPDNFWAVKKLTYRIAEQDKPAPLIFLIAGTGARYDSTLNEYLKKLYYKAGYHVVQLSSPTSFDFISAASRFATPGITKEDAEDMYRVMQAVRAQHPKLPVTEYYLSGYSLGALDAAFVAHLDETRRSFNFKKVLLLNPPVNLYTSITNLDKLVQTEVKGINNSTTFYELVLNKLTRYFQQKGYIDLNDALLYDFQQSKQHLTNEQMAMLIGTSFRFSAADIAFTSDLINRRGLITPPKFPITEGTSLTPFLKRALQCDFDCYLTEQVIPMWRARTDGGSLLQLIDQVSLYALKDYLHDSPKIAVMHNADDVILGPGDLGFLRKTFGDRLTVYPLGGHCGNLNYRVNSDAMLEFFRG
- a CDS encoding beta (1-6) glucans synthase is translated as MQVTCVALQPLGLTMSATSRFPFVPYLFACLLGLFALGGFWYGLGKPVILPDAATPTHKLQCASYTPFDKDQSPFDVPFKLRPERMDADLALLATRFECIRTYSMTGLEALPDLARKHGLKLMIGAWVNSNPVDTEKEVDLLIASANANPDVVSAVIVGNEALLRKEVTGAQLAKLINKVKSQVKQPVTYADVWEFWLKHPEVAPAVDFLTIHLLPYWEDDPSNIDVALQHVADVRQVFGNKFAPKDVMIGETGWPSEGRQRETALPSRVNEAKFIRGFVAMAEKEGWHYNLIEAFDQPWKRGSEGAVGGYWGLFDADRQDKGVLAGPVSNVPYWKEWLAVGGLIFLGTLLLGGRVRTTRSALVLPLLAAVAACSIGAWGDLARVTTRFASEWLWVGLLTALNLLVLAHAALTMSNRQGWRERAFNLLERRAGWLVALAGFAAAVMMLEMVFDARYRSFASMAFILPGLVYVCRPVNVPRREIALLTFIIGAGIAPQLYVEGLFNQQAWGWALVSGLMVAALWRCLRIRKG
- a CDS encoding glycine betaine ABC transporter substrate-binding protein produces the protein MKMRRLLGAGAALVLAMSSTFASAEKQTLNIGYVDGWSDSVATTHVAAEVIKQKLGYDVKLQAVATGIMWQGVATGKLDAMLSAWLPVTHGEYWAKNKDLVVDYGPNFKDAKIGLIVPEYVKAKSIEDLKTDDSFKNRIVGIDAGSGVMLKTDQAIKDYGLDKYTLKASSGAGMIAELTRAEKKNESIAVTGWVPHWMFAKWKLRFLDDPKGVYGAAETVNSIGSKELDAKAPEVAKFLKNFQWASKDEIGEVMLAIQDGAKPEAAAKDWVAKHPDRVADWTK